CAGGTGCAGTGTTGTCTACGCCCCAGCGCGTCAGCAGCCAGGGCAGAAAGCTCGCCACAATCGCGCCGACGCCAATGAAAAAGCTCTGCATCGCGTAGCCGCTGGGGCGTTGCTCGGCCGGCAGCTGGTCACCGACCAAGGCGCGGAATGGCTCCATCGAAATGTTGATGGACGCGTCCAGTACCCACAGCGTGCCGGCTGCGATCCACAGCACCGGCGCGTTGGGCATCACCAGCAACGCCAGCGTGGTGAACACCGCACCGATCATGAAGTACGGCCGGCGGCGGCCCCAGCCGGTCCAGGTGCGGTCGGAGAGATAGCCGATGATGGGCTGCACGATCAGCCCGGTCAGCGGCGCGGCAATCCACAGCCCGGGCACATCGTCGACCTGCGCGCCCAGCGTCTGGAAGATGCGGCTGGCATTGGCGTTTTGCAGTGCAAAGCCGAACTGGATGCCGAGGAATCCAAAGCACATGTTCCAGATCTGCCAGAAACTCAGCGTTGGCTTGGCCTTCATGGCGCCGCCTCCGCTGAGGCGACCGGCCCGACCAACAAGGCGCTCACCGTGGCCTGATTTCGCACACCATCCTCGCCGCCGCGCCCGCCGTTGTACGCGGCAAAATGCGCAAGTGCGCTCATGTTGAAGCCTTCCTCCAGACGTAGCGTGCAGCGCTGCAGTGCCGGCAGATCGAACACCACGTGCGTGGACAGCTGCTCACCCACGCTATGCGGCATCACGATGGTGCGGGTCTGCGGCGCATGGCCCGGGCACTCCAGCTGCAACCGTTTCACCGCAGCGGTGATGCCGGTATTGATCGGGCCGTTGTCATTGCGATACCGCAGTGCGATGCGGTGACGCCCGGCACGTGCGGGTTGCCACGCCCACTGCGCAGCGCCGGGCAGCGCCTGCATCGGGCCAACGGTGACCGTGGGGCTATGCAGTGACTCCAGACCGTCAGCGCGACGGGTCAGGCTGAGGTCGTGCAGCAGGCCGTCGTCGCTCAGGTCAAACCGTGTGCTGGCCTCTACCGCGCGGCCATCCAGATACAGCGTGGTGCCGGCAGGAATGGCAACGCGCAGGCCATCGCCATGCGGTTGAACATGCGGCGCAGGCGGCATTTCCGGCGCGAATACCTGGGCGGGTCGCGGTGGTGCCTGCATCTCCGCGGCACGGCCAACCAGTTGCACACGCGTGGTCTGCCCTTGGTGTTCGATGCGCCCGGCGACCAGCAGATCGCCATCAACATCGCGGCCTTCGGGGCGTACCAATACGTAGCGCCGCGCACCCTGTTCAAGCACGATCTGGGTACGGTCGCCGAACAATAGCGGCACCAGCGAACGCGGCAGCTTGGGCGTCACACTGCCATCGGCAGCAACGCCGAACACGCCTTCCAGCACCGCCGACAGGTACCCGGCCACCGACCACAGCTGCCGTGGCGAATTGACCACCGGGCCGCTGCGCGCTCCCTCCTCCACATGCACGGCAAGCGACTGCATCTCGTAGTTTTCCATGTTGGAACCGGCCAACGCGCTTGCGCGCATCAGCGATTCCAGTTGGAGTGCAATCCGTGGTGCGTTGTCGAGCGTGCGCGCGGCGCGCAGCGCATAGGCACTGACAAACGGCCACACCGCGCGGTTGTGATAGATCGGCTGCATGCGTTCCTGCGGCCACACCACGGGCGTGCCGCCGGCCACGGCCGGATAGCGGCGCATCGCCTCACGCGCTCGCTCGGGGGGAAACACATCGGCCAGCACACCCAGCGACAGCCCCAGCATGTCCACCTTGGCGTAGCGCACCGGGTGCGCCGCACTGCCAAGATAGCTGACGTACTGCTGCTGTGTTGCATCCCAGAAACGTGTATCGATGGCCTGCCGTAGTTGCGCGGCCCAGCGCGCATATTCGCGGGCCCGCGCGTCGCCACGCTGCCGCGCCAGCTGCTCGGCCAGGCGCAGGGCCTGGTAATGCAGCACATTGGTCGACAGCGCGAAGGATTCGGCGATGAAGCGCACATCCTCGCGCGTCCATGCAGGATAGGTCTGCTCGCGCCAGTCCAGGAACGAGGTTTCGCCGCGATAAAGACCCATATCCGCATCGAAGACCGCGTCGCGGTCCTGTGCCACGGTGGCCTGCAATGCGCTCCAGACTTCGTCGGCAAACGCGCGATCTTCGAGCAAGCCGCGTGCGGCCAGAAACCACACCACGCGGTCGCTGCTGATCGGCCAACTGCCACCGGAGCCGGTGTCCTGCGCAACAAACAGGCCCGGCGTGCGTCCATCGCGCGCCTGCGACAGCTTGAATCGCAGCGAGGTGCGGGTGCGCTCCGGCTCCAGCCGCGCCAGCGCGAGATCGGCGGCAAAGCTCACATCGCGCGTCCACACATACGGCCAGCGCTCGCCGGTTTCAAAGCACGCGCAGGCTACCGGCTTGCCGTGATTGAAAGCGGGATCGCGGATCGCCTCCACGCGGTCGTCGGCCAGTTCCTGTTGCGCCAGCGCGAACAACCCATCGAACACCGGGCTGGCGGTGTCGGTGCGCATCGGTTGTGCGGGAATGCGGCGTTCGCCCTGCGGCCAGCGCAACAAAAAGCCACCATCGTCCAACGCCTGCGCTTGCGCCCGGCGTCCTTGAAACTCCAGTTCATCGGCCGCTACCGGCGAACTTGCGGCGACGCCCAGCGTCGCTGCCATGCAGATCATCTTCAGCATCGAAGCGGCGAGACAGCTTGCGCCGTCGGCCTCCCTCCCTCGTTGCACGCGTTGTGATGCGTGGCAGTGCCTGCCACGGCCGCGGCCCCTCCCAGGTACCGTGGGCAACATGGTAGTGCCGCACTCCACGGTTCCGCACCCCTGCATACGTATTCATGGCCACACGCCGCACGCAGCACAACGCCTGCACGCAACGGCGCGGCATAGTCGGCGCTTGTGCAACGGTGACCTTGGGAGGGGATATGCCGCTGTCTTCGCGTCGAGTACGCTCGACATTGGGTGCCGCGTGGATCGCGCGCCTGCTGGTGATCGCCACACTGGGCGGCGCCGCTGCCACTGCCCAGGCCGAGGATGCGATCGACGTTGCCTCGCCCGGCAAGATTTTGCAGGTGACCGTGGAAGTGGATGGCGGCACGCCGTACTACCGTGTGCAGCGGCTGGGTGAGCCGGTGGTGGAGCGCTCGCGGCTTGGATTTCAGCTGCGCGATGGGCGCCTGGATCGCGGCCTGCAGGTGCTGTCGCAGGCGCGCAGCAGCCACGATGACACCTGGGAACAACCCTGGGGCGAAACCCGGCTGGTGCGCAACCACTACAACGAATTGCGCGTGAGCCTTGGCGAGCGCGAGGGCGCGCAACGGCGCTTCGATGTGATCGTGCGTGTGTACGACGACGGGCTCGGCCTGCGCTATCACTTCCCTGCGCAAGCCGCGCTGCGCGAAGCCATCATCGACGAAGAAGTCACCGAGTTCGCCATTGCGCAGCCTTCCGAGGCGTGGTGG
The nucleotide sequence above comes from Xanthomonas campestris pv. campestris str. ATCC 33913. Encoded proteins:
- a CDS encoding MGH1-like glycoside hydrolase domain-containing protein — encoded protein: MLKMICMAATLGVAASSPVAADELEFQGRRAQAQALDDGGFLLRWPQGERRIPAQPMRTDTASPVFDGLFALAQQELADDRVEAIRDPAFNHGKPVACACFETGERWPYVWTRDVSFAADLALARLEPERTRTSLRFKLSQARDGRTPGLFVAQDTGSGGSWPISSDRVVWFLAARGLLEDRAFADEVWSALQATVAQDRDAVFDADMGLYRGETSFLDWREQTYPAWTREDVRFIAESFALSTNVLHYQALRLAEQLARQRGDARAREYARWAAQLRQAIDTRFWDATQQQYVSYLGSAAHPVRYAKVDMLGLSLGVLADVFPPERAREAMRRYPAVAGGTPVVWPQERMQPIYHNRAVWPFVSAYALRAARTLDNAPRIALQLESLMRASALAGSNMENYEMQSLAVHVEEGARSGPVVNSPRQLWSVAGYLSAVLEGVFGVAADGSVTPKLPRSLVPLLFGDRTQIVLEQGARRYVLVRPEGRDVDGDLLVAGRIEHQGQTTRVQLVGRAAEMQAPPRPAQVFAPEMPPAPHVQPHGDGLRVAIPAGTTLYLDGRAVEASTRFDLSDDGLLHDLSLTRRADGLESLHSPTVTVGPMQALPGAAQWAWQPARAGRHRIALRYRNDNGPINTGITAAVKRLQLECPGHAPQTRTIVMPHSVGEQLSTHVVFDLPALQRCTLRLEEGFNMSALAHFAAYNGGRGGEDGVRNQATVSALLVGPVASAEAAP